Below is a window of Arcobacter sp. LA11 DNA.
GCAATACCTGCTGCATAAGTAGGAGTAAATCCATAAACTAAAAGCCCAACTAAAGTTGATAATGGAATAATAAAATGGAAACCTTCTCTTAAAAGTGGAAGAATTTTAATATTATTATTACTCCCTTTAATATCATTCTCTTTTGCATGAATATGAATATAAACAGAAATTGAAGCAAAATATAAAATTGCAGGTAAAACAGAAACTGCAATAATAGTTACAAATGGGATGTGAGTCATTTGAGCCATAATAAATGCCCCTGCTCCCATAATTGGAGGCATGATTTGCCCACCCGTACTCGCTGCTGCTTCAACTGCAGCGGCAAAAGTTCCTCTAAATCCTGCTTTCTTCATCATTGGAATTGTAATAGAACCAGTTGAAACTGTATTTGCAACTGCTGATCCTGAGATTGTTCCCATTAAAGCTGAAGAAAAAACTGCAACATGACCAGTTCCACCAGTAAATCTCCCAGCTACAGCATCTGATAGATCAACTATAAAATCTCCTGCTCCTGATTTTAATAAAAAAGCAGCAAATAGAATAAACATAAATACATAAGTAGAAGAAATTGTTGCAATAGGCCCAAATAAACCTTCACTTGTATAGAACATTCTATAAAGAAATCTTTCTACACTCATTCCACCAAAAGCAAAAACACCTTCAAAATGTTGTCCTAAAAATAATAAATAAGCTATACAAAAAATAATAATACCAGGGATGATATATCCTGTTGATTTTTTCACCATTATAGTTGCCAAAGCAATTGTCATACCTGCAACTATTAAATCACTCATTCTCATTTGAGAATTTGCAACTGCATATAAACTTTCTTCAAAAAACATCATATAAAAGAAAGTACTTAGAGATAAAACTGCAAAAATCAAGTTTAAAATACTTACTTTATTTTCTTCTTTTGCAGCTTCATATGTTAAAAAACCTAAAGATGCAAGAAGTGCAAAGTGGGCTGAGTTAAACCATAAATCACTAATTCCACCCCAAATATTTACACCAAAATGAAAAAGTGAAATAAAAATTGCATACACAAAAGTTATCTCTTTAAAATATTTTATTGTTATCATTATTTTATCCTCGAAATTTATAATTAAATTTATAACCTACATAAACAATAGGCAATCACTTATGTAGTTTATAAGCTAGTAGTATTTTCAAGAAGAGTAAAAAACTCTTCTTAAAATTTATATTTATTTAGCCATTAAAGAGCTAGGAATATTGATACCTTTTTCTTTATAGAACTTTGC
It encodes the following:
- a CDS encoding TRAP transporter fused permease subunit gives rise to the protein MITIKYFKEITFVYAIFISLFHFGVNIWGGISDLWFNSAHFALLASLGFLTYEAAKEENKVSILNLIFAVLSLSTFFYMMFFEESLYAVANSQMRMSDLIVAGMTIALATIMVKKSTGYIIPGIIIFCIAYLLFLGQHFEGVFAFGGMSVERFLYRMFYTSEGLFGPIATISSTYVFMFILFAAFLLKSGAGDFIVDLSDAVAGRFTGGTGHVAVFSSALMGTISGSAVANTVSTGSITIPMMKKAGFRGTFAAAVEAAASTGGQIMPPIMGAGAFIMAQMTHIPFVTIIAVSVLPAILYFASISVYIHIHAKENDIKGSNNNIKILPLLREGFHFIIPLSTLVGLLVYGFTPTYAAGIAIVAIIASSYLTKNKRMGVKEILGALALGSQNMIVTGVLLIAVGVIVGIINISGVGITFSQLIMEWSGNSLLIAIVLIAIASLVLGMGLPVTASYVVLSVLSAPALVGLMLSPEMAALVNAGIDIPEVTMYLLSAHLIIFWLSQDSNLTPPVCLAAFAAAAIAKTPPMKTGLVSWKVGKGMYIIPLLFAFTPLVTGTWIERFEIFFFGIFGIAAFAIVMEGYWDKKMSILERFVFAVSVVLLLTPDSAFDIESYFGIVNNTHIIGMIIFVVSMGLHKMMYKEGKEYEKVN